Genomic DNA from Corallococcus silvisoli:
CCAGCAGCGACTCCCAGGCCTTGAGGGCCCGCTCGGCGGAGAGCTCCTCCGCCCGCGCCAGGGCCCGCTGGCGCAGCTGCGCCCGCCAGTCCCCGTCCGTCACCACCCGGCCCAGGGCCTCCGCCATGGCCCCGTCGTTCTCCATGGGCACCAGCACGCCCGCCCGGCCCCCGTCCAGGGCCTCCGCAGGGCCCGAGGGGCAGTCCGTGCTGACGATGGGGCACCCCAGCGCCAGCGCCTCCAACAGCACCATGGGCAGCCCCTCGAAGCGGGACGACAAGGCGAAGGCCGTGGCCCGGCGCATCAGCGCATGCGGGTTGTCGGCATACCCAGGCATGAACACCGAAGCCCCCACGCCCAGTTCCTCCACCAGCGCCTTCAGGTCCGCCTCCAGCGACCCCACCCCCAGGATGAGCAGGTGGGTGTCGGAGCCAGCCGCCCGCATCCGGGCGTGCGCGCGGATGAGCACGTCGAAGGACTTCTGCGGCTCCAGCCGTCCCACCGCGATGACCACCGGCTTCTGGAACACCGGCTCCGCCCAGGCAGGCAGGGGCGCGTCCGACGCGGCGCGGATCCGCTCCGCGTCCACGAAGTTGGGGATGACCTCCAGCCGCTCCCGGTCCACGTTCACCAGCTCCGCGAAGGCCTTCGCGGAGTCGTAGCCACACGCCACGATGCGGTCCATCCCCGGGTAGAGCACCTTCAAGCCCCAGAGCTGGCGCCGCGGCTGCTCCCGGTGGAAGGCCCCCCAATCGAAGTGGACCATCCCCAACACCGGCTTGCCCAGCAGGGCCCCCGCCATCCGCGCCAGCAGGGCCGCCCGGCCCTCCTGTCCGGAGACGATGATGTCCGCCTTGCGCGCCTCGTGGAACAGCCGCCAGAGCATCCGGGGCAGCTCCCAGCGCCGGTACGCCTCCACCCCCACGCCCCAGGAGATGGGCACGTCCGAGGGGATCCGCCCGCGCGTGTCCGGCGGCGGCGGCCCGTGGTGGAAGAACAGCGAGGGTTCGAACCGCTCCCGGTCCAGGCCCGCCAGCACGTTGCACACCGAGCGCTCGATGCCGCCCGTCCCCATGAAGACGAGCGTGAACAGCACTCGCCGCCGCTCAGGGACCGAGGCCGTCATGTCTCGCCGCGCCTGCAGGTCCAATGTCTGGGATTCCCGGTAAGAAATGATTTTTATTCTCCCGCCCGGCGCGCGAGCGTCCGACGGGCCCATCCCTGGAGTTGCTCGTTGCTCAATAGCTCACGCACCTTGCGATAGGTAGCGAAGGCCGCGCGCCCCCGCCACTCTGGAGACAGTTGCAGGGCGTCGTGTTTCTGGATCTCCTGGGGCCCCCAGCGCAGCTTCGACACGTCCCTCCCCGAGGAGAGGTGCGCCACCTTCAGCCCCTGCTGGATGGCGTACTGGAGCGCCTCCGCCACGGTGGTGGTCATCACGCTGTAGTCCCCCCAGCGCGGCAGATAACCGGAATAGTAGAGATAAAGTGTGTCACCGCGGACAAAGCCGACTCGGCTGGCAACCACGGCGCCGCCAATACACAGTTGAAACACCCGCACGGCGTCCTGGCGCGCGAGCTGCTGGCAGAGGTCCGTGAGGAAACCCCGGGCCTGCTCCGAACCGAACACGTCGCGGTGCCGCACGCCCGCGTCCTCCGCCTCCGCGCGGGCCTGGTGCAGGCGGAAGAAGTCGGGCAGCGCCCCGGCGACCTCCTGGGGCGTCCGCGCGACCTGGAAGGTGAAGGACAGCCCGTCGCGCTTGAGCGAGTTGTAGCACTTGCGCAGCGACTCCTTGATGTTGCGCGAGCGCCCCGCCTTGAACGCCTCCCAGGTCGGGGCCAGCGGCAACACATACGCGGGCACCTCGCGCAGCGGCGTGAGCGGCGCCATGCGGGACAGCTCCCCCATGGCGGGCCCCTGCAGGTCCATGCCGCACCAGAGGATCCAATCCCATTCGGACGCGTGCGCGCGCAGATGCCGGGTGAGGGCCGCGTAGGCGGGGGCCTCCCATTCCGGCGCGCAGATGAGCCCGCGCAGCTCCGTGACGTTGGGGTCCGCGCCCAGGAACTGGAGCACGCGCGCGCGCACGGGGCCGGACCCCGGGCGCTCCGTGCGCATGAGCGGAGCCACCGCCCGGAGCGTCCCGTCCGCGCTCCTCACCGCGAGCACGAAGAGGTGGTCGCGCACGCTGTGGCGCTGCTCCTGGAAGTGGCGCCACCAGGTGATGTTCCACTCCCAGGTGGCGAAGGGCAGCCCCTGCCCCACCCGCTCCGCCAGCGCCCGCCACTCCGGGCCCAGCGCGTGGAACCCCTCCACCGTGTCCACCTGTTGGACGAAGAGGCGCATCAGAGCCACCGCAGGACGGTACGGGTGGCGAGCTTGAGCGCGGTGTGCTCCACCGCGCCCCACTCCCGCCGGTAGCGTTCGTGGATGAGCCGGTAGGCGCTCATGGCCTTGCTGGCGTCGCGCTCGTTGTGCATCAGCGAGGGCGCGCCGGTCCGGTACTCCAGCACCGCGCGGTCCAGGAACACGGCGCCCGCGCGGCGGATGGCGCGCAGGTAGAAGTCCACGTCCTCCACCAGCGGCAGCCGCGTGTCGTAGCCGCCCAGCTCGGGCAACAGCTCCCGGCGGATGAGGCACGCGGAGTTCACCAGCACCGTGGGCCGGAACAGCATGTTCGCCACCATCCAGCGCCGCGACCCCAGCCGCTGCGCGACGCGGGCCCTGCGCGCCGCGTCCTCGAAGTACGCCGTCTGCCGGGCCAGCACCGCGGGGTCGTCCCCGAAGGGCTCCACCCGTCCGAAGGCCACGCCCCGCTCCGGGCGCGCGTCGAGCGCCCGCGCGAGCGCCTGGTAGGCGCCCGGGGCCACGCGGTCGTCGTCGTCCAGGAAGTGCAGGTAGCGGCCGGTGGCGCCGGGCCAGCCCTCGTTGCGCACCGTGGCGGGGTTGCCGCCGGTGGGCACGTCGCGCTTCACGTACCGCACGCGCGCGTCCCCCAGCGCGAGGACCGCCTCTCGCGCGGAGCCCTCCGGGCTGTCGTCCAGCACCTGGACCTCCACGCGCACGCCGTCCTGCGACAGCGCGCTCCGCACCGCCTCCACCACGAGCGCGGGACGGCGGAAGGTGGGCACCACCACGGAGACATCGGGCGTCATGTCAGCACCTCCAGCCACGGCACCCCCGGTGCGCCATGTGGGGCGGGACTCGGCCTTCACTGCTTGGTGAATCAACAACCCGGGGGGGACTGCTGCCGGGAACCGGACGCTGGGTATAGGCTCACAATCCATCCTCGTGAAGAAACCCATCCGTCCCCCTCCCCTCCGGCTTCTCGCGTTCGCCCTGCTGGGGGCGCTCGCGGTGGTGGCCGTCATCGCGTTGCGCAACGTCCGCACCGCGCGCGCCGTGATGCACCCCGTGCGCCAGTCGCTGAGGCCGCTCGACGCCGGGATGCTCGCGGAGCGCACGGACGTGGCGCTGCGCACGCGCGATGGCTTGACGCTGCGCGGCTGGTACCTGCCTTCGCGCAACCGCGCGGCGGTGGCGGTGATGCACGGCTTCGCGGAGAACCGCACGCAGATGCTCTTCGAAGCGGACGTGCTCTCTCGCGCGGGCTACGGCGTGCTGCTCTTCGACTCGCGCGGCCACGGCGAGAGCGAGGGCGACCTGGTGACCTGGGGCGACCGCGAGCGCGAGGACCTGCGCGCGGCGGTGGATTTCCTCTCGCACCGCGACGACGTGGACCCCTCCCGGCTGGGCGTGCTGGGCTTCTCCATGGGCGGCACCACCGCGATGCTGGGGGCGCTGGACGACCCACGGCTCAAGGCGGTGGCCGCCGCGGGCGCGTACCCGTCGCTGGAGGCGGACACGCGCTACAGCTACGGCAAGTGGGGCCCGCTGAGCGTGCAGCCGGTGCTGTGGACCCTGCGCCTGTCCGGCGTGGACGTGGACGCGGTGGACCCCATGAAGCGCCTGTGTGATTTGAAGGGCCGGCCGCTGCTGTTGATCAACGGCGACGTGGATCCGTACGCGCCCGCGTTCCTCCAGGACGCACTGTTCCAGGCCGCGTGCGAACCCAAGTCGTACTGGGTGGTGCCCGGCGCGCACCACGGCGAGTACGCGAAGAAGGCCCCGGAGGCGTACGCGCACCACCTGCGCGACTTCTTCGACGCGGCGCTGCTCGGCGGCGCCTGACGGCCCCTGCGTCCGACCGCGTCAGGACGTGTCAGGACGCGCCCGACGGCTCCGGCGGTGCTTCGGGCGCGGCACGCCATTCCGGCGGCGCGTCCAGCGCGGGCCGGCCCTCCAGCAGCTCGTGAGGACGGAAGCCGGCCTTGTAGCGCAAGGAGTCGCACGCCAGCACGCGGTAGCCCAGGTAGACGTATGGGATGCCCCGCTCGCGCGCCAGCTCCACCTGGAACAGGACGCTCGCCTTGCCCAGCGACAGCCGCGCGTAGGCGGGGTCGTAGAAGAAGTACACCGCGCTCCACGCGCGCGGCGTCTCGTCGCACAGGCCCAGGCCCACGAGCTTCGGGCCGGCCGGGTCGCTGTCGTCGTACCAGGCCACCTCGCGCGCGGACGGGTGCGGGAAGGCGAACTGGAGCGAGTACTCCCGCGCGCCCAGCTCGGACGCATCCCAGTCGCGCGCCGTCTCCCGCTCCGCGTGCCACGCGCGGTACAGGGCCAGGCGCTCCTCGTCCACGCGCGGCGGCCCCACCTCCACGCGCAGGTGCGCGCACGCCGCGCGGGCCCGGCGCTGGCTGCGGTTGGGCGTGAAGCCCGCCACCGGCACGCGCAGCGACACGCACTCCTGGCACGCCGCGCACGCGGGCCGGAAGTACTGCGGCCCGAACCGCCTCCAGCCGCGCACGAGCAGGTGCTCGTACTCCTGGGCCGTCACGTCGCGCATCAACAGCGTCTCCAGGGACGCCTCCCGCTCCGGCAGGTAGCTGCACGGACGCGGGTTCTCGATTTCATGTGCCAGCAGGACGGCCATCGGTGTTCCCTTCCTGTCGGCCCCAGGGCTTCGCGTCAAGCCATGCCTGCCCGTCCGGCGACCCACCCTCCGTCGAAACCGACCCGGATGGCCGGGCCTGTTCGTATCCGAAGGTGGCACAACGACTGCAAGCCCTGGCTCGTCGCCGTAGCGCTTGCGCGAAGGGATGGACGCCCATGGCCCGCGAGGAGCTGCACCCCGGATGGCCGCTGATGGAACCCGAGGAGGCGGACGGCCCCCTCTACAGCGGCGCGTTCCTCGACGAGGACGGCCCGGCCCCCTGCTCCGCCGCAGGGGACGTGGCGGAGGAACCCCACACGTTCGACTTCGCCATCGCCAGCTTCTGAAGCACCGCGGGCGGCCGGCCACGGTGTGGCAAGTCTGTCGCGCCTGCCCTGTAAACCGTGCCGTTCTTGCAGTCGACGGAGCGCGTCCGCTTCCTCGAGCAGCGGGCGGGTGAAGCCGGACACAGGGGGGACCTGGGGCGGAATGCCCCCGTGGCGAAATGCCCCGGACACGGGGTGTCGCGGGCTGGCTTCTCAGTCGTGGGGCGCCACCGGTATAAGTCCGGGGCATATGTCCTCAATCGATGTCTCGGTGGTGATGCCGACGTACAAGCGCGAGAAGGAAGTGGTGGAGGCCATCCACTCCGCGCTGCGTCAGGAAGGCGTCCAGGTGGAGGTGCTGGTCCTGGACGACTCGGCCGAGGGCACGGCGCGCGACGCGGTGCAGGGCATGGGCGACGCGCGCGTGCGCTACTTCAAGCAGGAGGTGCCGTCGAAGGGCCGGCCCGCGCTGGTGCGCAACCACGGCGCCACGCTGGCCCGGGGCCGCTACCTGCACTTCCTGGACGACGACGACCTGCTGGCGGAGGGCGCGCTCAAGTCGATGGTCACGGCGCTGGACGCGCGGCCGGACGCGGGCGTGGCGGTGGGCTGGGTGGTGCCCTTCAGCGAGGACCCCGAGTGGCTGGAGGACAAGAGCACCTACTTCGAGCGGGTCGCGAAGGTGGGGGCCACCACGCCCAACAGCGCCTGGACGGTGGCGCACATCCTGTTCCTGGGCACGCTGTACGTGAACTCCGCGTGCATGGTGCGCCGCGAGTACTTCCAGCCGCTGGGCGGGTTCGATCCGAACATCCCCGTCTACGAGGACGTGGACTTCTACCTGCGCGGCATCCGCCGCTACGGCCACGTCTACGTCAACCGGCCCATCCTCAACTACCGCGTGGGCAAGCCGTCGCTGATGCACGACCTGGGCAAGAAGGGCGAGAAGGTGGAGAAGTCCGTGGCGGAGTCCAACGCCATCATCCACAACAAGTACCGGCGCGAACACGGTGAGCTGGAGTACCGCCTGCTCCAGCTGGCCACGCGCGCGCTGAAGGGCCGCTTCGGCCTGACGCGCTTCCTCCCCCTCAAGCTGCCTGACGCTTCCTGAAAGGGCCCCACCCCGTGAGCCTGCGCCGTCGTCTCGTTGGAACCGCCAAGCGGCAGCTGAAGCAGACCCTGGGGCCCGTGGTGCAACGCGCGATGGCCCCCGCGCGCGCCTCCCTCCCCCCGGGGACGTGGGAGCTGGAGTCGCGCGCCGGCCAGGGGCTGTTCCTGGAGGGCGTGTCGCTGTCGAAGCTGGCGCGGGAGCACGGCTCGCCGCTGCACGTGGTGCACCTGGCCGCGCTGCACCGCAACGCGGACGCGTTCCAGGCGGTGCCCCCGGGGGCGGCCGGCGGCTGCGAGGTGTACTACTCGTACAAGACGAACCCCGTGCCGGGCGTGCTGTCCGCGCTGCACGCGCGGGGCGTGGGCGCGGAGGTGATCTCCGCCTACGAGCTGTGGCTCGCGCTCAAGCTGGGCGTGGCGCCGGAGCGCATCGTCTACAACGGCCCGGTGAAGTCGGACGCGTCCATCCGCGAGTCCATCACCCGGGGCATCGGCCTGCTGGCGGCCAACCACCGCGAGGAGCTGGACGTGTTCGCGCGCCACGCGGCGGAGCTGGGCAAGCGCCCCCGCGTCGCGGTGCGCGTGACGACCGCCTCCGGCTGGACGTCGCAGTTCGGCACGCCCATCGCGGGAGGACAGGCGCTCGCGGCGTACCGCCAGGCGCTGGCGGCGGGGACGCTGGACGTCGTGGGCCTGCACGCGCACCGGGGTGAGCTCATCCGCACGGAGGCGGAGCTGGAGGCCTTCGTCGCCTCCGTGCTGGACTTCGCGGACGAGCTGCACCGGGAGCTGGGGCTGGACCTGGAGGTGCTGGACCTGGGCGGCAGCCTCTGCACGCCGACGGTGGAGCACATCGAGCAGCGGGACTGGCGGCTCAACCTCACCTTCCAGCGCGACCTGCCCGCGCCGGACTTCGCGGCGGCGCTCTCCATCGAGCGGTACGTGGCCAAGGTGGTGGCCCAGGTGGAGTCGCACTACGCGAAGCAGGGCCGCAAGCGGCCGCGCATCTTCCTGGAGCCGGGCCGGGCGATGACGGGCAACACCCAGCTGCTGCTGGGCCGCGTGCACGCGATCAAGGAGGGCGGCGAGCGGATGTGGGCGGTGCTCGACATGGGCATCAACCACGCGGAGTGCGTGCGCAACGAATACCACCAGCTCTTCCACGTGGAGCGGCCGGACGCGCCGGCGCACCGGGCGTACACGGTGGTGGGCCCCATCTGCACCCCGGCCGACACGCTGTACCACGCGGTGCGGCTGCCGGAGCTGAAGGTGGGTGACACGCTGGCCATCATGGACGCGGGCGCGTACTTCGTGCCCTTCGGCACCTCCTTCTCCTTTCCGCAACCGGCCATCGTGGGCCTGGAGGGCGGGCAGGTGCGCCTGCTGCGCCGGGCGGAGACGCACGAGGACCTGATCACCTTCGACGACCCGGGCTCCGCGGCCCCGCGCACGGCCGCCGCCGGCTAGCTAGCGGTTGAGGACCATCATCCGCAGGAAGGCGCGGGGGTGGCGCGCGGCCCCGTAGGAGATGGTGGCCAGCTCCACCGCCGCGGGCATCATGTCGTCCCGGTCGATGAGCGGATCCACCGCCTTCGCCTTGTGGAGGTTGAACCACTCCCGCCACTGCCGGGCCTCGTGCGCCGGCAGCGCGCCGGACAGCCGCTGGAGGTTGAGCAGCATCTCCAGCGCGATGCGGTTGCAGAACACCGCGTCGTCATGCGCGGAGCAGGCCTCGCGCGCGTCCTCCACGGCGCGGGTGAGCGCGTCCCGGTCCCCCGTGGCGGCGTGGTACGCGAGCAGCGGCAGGGGCAGCCCCCGCGCGATGTCGAAGCCCATCTGCCCGTAGAAGCGCGGGTTGAAGTCGATCAGGAGGTAGGAGTCCTTCGTCTGGATGAACTCCACCTCGAAGACGCCGTGGTAGCCCAGCCGCTTGCACAGCCGGGTGAGGCCCGCGACGAGGTCCGGGCGCAGCGGCGCGGACTCGAAGCAGACGCCCACGCCCAGGCGGCGCGGACGCTGGAGGACCTTCATCGCGGCGCGGGCTTCGAACAGCTCACCGGATTCGTCCACGAAGCCGGAGAGGCTGTAGATGCCCTCCGCGGCCTCCGGGTGGAACTCCTGCACCATGGGGTTCACCACGGCGGGGTCGAACTTCACGAGCATGGGCGCGTAGGTGTCTCGCGCGAACTCGCGGTACTCGCGCGCCAGGTCGTCCGGGGACGCCACCGGCTGGCCCTTGCGGTGGGTGGCGTGGAGGATCTGCGTCGTGGGCTTGAGCAGCACCGGGAAGTTCGCCTCGCGGCGCACCTGCTCCAGGTCCTCCTCGGACTGGGGGAACCAGGTGCGCGGCAGGTGCAGCCCCACCTCCGTGCCCACCTCGTAGAGGCGGCGCTTGTTGAGCAGGCCGTACACCGCGTCCACGCCCGGGTCGTAGAGGTGGAAGAGGTCCTCCAGCTTGGAGCGGTGCGCGGAGATGAGCCACGCCAGCTCGTCGCTCGTCGGGTAGAGCACGTGCTTGACGGGTTCGCGCAGGCCGAAGTCCACCAGCCACTGGAGGAAGGCCTCCGGCTGCGACTCCGGCGGACACTGCACCCGGCGACTGACGAAGCGTGAGTAGCTCGCGGGCCCCAAGCGGCCGGTGTCCGCCACCGTCACGTCCACCCCATGACGGCCCAGACACCGCGCCGCGGCCAGGGTGCCGTAGAAGTTGGCGGAGAACAGCAACGCGGGGGGACGGGCCGCGATGACGGCCGCGGGGGCCTCATCGGAGTAAGCGGCCTCTTCCATCTCATGCTCCAGGTTCGCGGGGTCGGCCTCGCGGCGGGGCCGCGCGGAAGGACGACGGGAATGGCGGTCGGGGCGCTGCGCGAGGCGGCCTCCCCCGAGATCAGGGGTGGACGGGCCGGCGACCGAGGTGCTGGCCATCAGCCCCGCGGCGAGAAGCGTCAGAAGGTGCCTGTTCATGTCGAGCCGTCTGAGTCCGGAGGGTCGGGACCCCACCGGAAACCCAATTCCCGGCAGGATACCTTTTCCCGCTGCGCTTGCGACGGTCTCCCCAGACGATTGCGCGCCCAGGGGCGGGGCTGACTTCAGGGGGCGATCCCCCCGGGAGGCCGCCAGCACAGGCCGCCCCGGGGCAGCAGCCAGGCGTCGGGCGTGACACCCGGCGTCGTGCGCGCCAGCCGGAGGACGGATTCGGCGAACGCCTCCGGTGGCGCGGAATGGCCGGCGGCGCGCGCCGCCTTCCATGCCGCATCCCAGGCCTGGAAGAAGGCGTGGATCGGCTCGCCGGGGCGGACGCGGCGGCGCAGGTCCCGGGGCAGCCAGTCGCGAAGAAGCAGCGGCGCGAAGCCCCGGGAGAAGTCGGTGTGAAACAGCAGGCCCTCGCGCACGGGCGCGTCGTCCCCGGCCACCCGACGCAGCAGGTGGGCCACCAGCACCGCCCCCTCCGTGTCGGAGCTCCCCTCCACCAGCAGTCCCCCGGGCAGCAGCGCCCGCGCCATCGCGCGGTGGGCCTCTGGGATGCGCTCCTGCGGGCCCTGGCGCAGCAGGTTCATGGCGCGCACCAGCCGCGCGGGTTCATCCGGGGCCAGGGGCAGCGCGAAGCCGCCCTCGCGGAAGTGCGTGCGGGGAGCCGCGTGGGCGCGCGCGGCCGCGGCGGCGCGCTCGGGGTCCAGCTCCACGCCGACGACGGGCAGGCCCGGGTTGAGCGCGCGGAAGGCCACGGCGCTCTCCAGCGTGGTCCAGGGATGCTCGCCGAAGCCCACGTCCACGAAGGCGGCCCGGGCCCAGGCGTCGTCGTTCCGGGAGAGGAGCTCGGACTCGAAGTGGCACAGGTACGCATCCAGCGCGCGCAGGCGTCCGGGAGCCGTCCGTCCCCGCGTGCGGATGTCCAGGTCGGCGTCCATCGCTCCGACATGGGGGAGCGGGGCCTGGAACGTCAAGGCCGGAAGCGGCATGACACGCTGGAGCAAGGGACCCTCGGCCTTTCACCGCCGGCCCCAGGGAGCAGGCGCCTGCCTTCACCCAGCACGGCCCCCCTGCTCCATCTCAGGTGATTTTCGTCGCGCTCGCGGTGCTCCTAGAATCTGGCTTTCCGTGAGCGCTCCGTCCGCCCGCTGCCCCCGCTGTAGCGCGCCCCGAACCACCGGGCCCGAGTGCCCGGCCTGCGGCGTCATCTACCTGCGCGCGGAGGCACGCGCGGCCGCCCAGCAGGCCGAGGCCCGCGACCGCGAGGCCCGCGACGCGGCCCTGCGCGAGGCGGAGGACCAACGGCTCGCGCTGCGCGAGGCGCTGGAGGCCCACGCGGTTCCCTCGTTCGTGCCGCCCCACGTGGAGGCGATGCCGGCGCCCGCGACGCCGGAGCTCCCCTTCGACGACCGCGACGGCGCCGAAGCGCGGTTCGAGGCGTGGCTGCGAGTGGGCGTCCTGCCCGCGGCGCTCGTCGTCGCCCTCCTCGCGGTCCGTTCGCCTGGCTTCCACGCGTTGCTGCGCATCTTCCTCACGATGCCGGTGCACGAGCTGGGGCACGCCGTCACGGCGTGGTTCTGCGGCTTCAGCGCCACGCCCACGCTCTGGGTGACGCACATGTCCGAGGACCGGTCGGTCTTCATGATCCTCGTGATGGCGGCCCTGTCCTGCGCGCTGGCGTGGCGGGGTTGGAAGCGCCGCCACTGGAGCTGGGTGGGCGTGGGCGGGGTGCTGCTCGGGTTCCAGGCGGTGTGCACGTTCGGGCTCACCCACGCCCAGGCCAAGGCCCTCACCTTCTTTGGCGGAGACGCGGGCCTGATGGTGCTGGGCACGCTGCTGATGGCGACGTTCTACGTGCCCGAGCGCCACTACCTGCGCCAGCAGGCGCTGCGCTGGGGCTTCGTCGTCATCGGCGCGGCGGCGTTCATGGACGGCTTCGAGCAGTGGTGGGGGGCACGCACCGACGCGGACCGCATCCCCTTCGGCCGCATCGAGGGCGTGGGCCTGAGCGACCCGAGCACCCTGGTGGACCTCTACGGCTGGAACGTGAGCCGCGTCATCCACTGGAACGTGAACGTGGGCCTCGCCTGCCTCGCCGCCCTGGGCTCGCTCTACCTGGCCGCCCTCTGGCGCGCGCGCGACGTGCTGCGAGGCGGCTGAAGCGCGGGCTCGCGCCAGTCGCCGAAGGGCCACTCGAAGCCCGGCGTGCGGGACACCTCCGGCTTCCGCTTCCCGCGCCAGCGCAGCGCCTCGCCGGGGCGCAGCAGGAGCGCCTCCGGTCCTTCGCCCCGCTCCTCGCGCACCTGGGCCAGCCGCTCCGGATACGGATCCGCGTCCGGATTCTCATCCATGGCGCTGGCGCCCGCGACGGGCTCGCCCGGATAGCCGGCGTAGCGGGGGCCCATGCCCTCGCGCCAGTACCAGGGGGCGCCGCCATCCGCGCAGGGCACGACATAGCGAGCGCCCAGCAGCTGTCCGTAGCGCAGCGCCTCCTCCGGTCCCGCCATCAGCCGCTGCGGCGTGGTGAGGGCGTCGCGGGGCACGTTGACGAGGAACGCATCCAACGTCGTGAAGCCGAAGAAGATGGGCGGCAGCCGGAAGCCGCGCACGCCGCAGAAGAGCACGTCCACCGGGCCCTGCTGCTTGCGCACCCGGCGGCACACCGCGTCCATGTCCCCTCGCACGTCATGGCCGGCGTCCGCGAAGAAGGCCGCGGAGAAGTCCGGCGAGCGCACCAGCCACGTGTTGCCCTCGTTGAAGAGGTCCGGGTGGGGCCCCTCGCCGTCCGTGGGCTGCTCGCCGTGGAACGGCAGCGCGTGCACCGTCACGTCGCCCACCTGCCGCTGCTCGCCCCAGCGCAGGGCCTCCACGCGCGAGAACCCCAGTTGGGCCAGCCGCAGCGCGCAGTCCGTGGAGAAGAGGCTCTCTCGCGCCACCGCCGGCACGAAGATGCGGGTGTCGCGCGGCAGGGGCAGCAAAGAGCCCAGGTGGAAGTGGTCCCCGTGTGAGTGGGTGATGACCACCGCGTCCACCCGCCCCAGGTCCCCTGCCTGCAACGGCGCGTAGCCGGGCAGGTCCACGTCGCCCGCGGGACGGAAGTAGGGATCCACCAGCACGCGCCCCTCCCTGCCCGAGACCAGCACCGTGTTGTGTCCCACGAAGAGGGCGCCCGGCGCGGGCACCCGCACCGGCCCCGCGTGACGCGTGAGCCATCCGGCCTGCGACAGGTCGCCGAGCAGCTCGCCCACCACCGGCGCGGAGGCCAGGACCCGGAGCTCCTCGCGCGTGGCGCCCCGGGCGAGCGCGGCGAACAGGTCCGCCACCGCCGGCCAGTCCTTCGCGCGCACCGGCACATCCAGGCCCAGCGACTCCTGGCGCAGGTGCAGGACGCGCGGACGGTGGCGCAGCGGATCCGGGAAGAGGACGTCCTCGCGCAGCACGCGCCGCCCCATGCGCCGCTTCGTGCCCTGGCAGAGCGCGGCGTAGCGGGGCGTCTGCTCCAGCCAGCGGATCAGCGCCTGGGCCTCGCGCAGCGCGCCCTCCCGCCCGAGCGCGGCGATGTGGCGCTTCAGCGGCAGTTGCGCGCGGCGCACCGGACGCGCGGTGGGCCCCTGGATGCTGCATCCCAGGTCCTCGTGATGGTCGGCCTCCGTGCGGGCGGAGGCGAGGACGGCCAGGCTGACGCCGCGGTGCAGGGTGAGTCGCATGCGGTGCGACGTCGCACGGAGCACCGGCCTTCGCAAGGGGACTCCACGGGCGACCGGCCGCCGGGCCGCTCGCGCTCGGCGATGGGACGACCCGAGTTGTCGGCTCCCGGCGGGGCCGGTACCCTCGTCCGCACCCATGGCCCACCCCGCCGCGCCGCTCCCCCCGGAGCCCTCCGCCCCCCTGTCCTCCGTGCCCGACGCCGTCACGCCGCGCTTCCGCTTCCTGCCCGCGGTGGACACCTGGAAGTACCACCTGCTGCTCGCCACGGTGGCCATCTTCATCCTGGGCCCGCTGGGAGGCGTGGCCGCGTCGTACATGAACTTCAGCCTGGGCTTCTTCGTCGCCAGCCAGGTGCTCTCCGGCATCCTCGGCAGCGTCGTCACCTACGGCTACGGCGCGGAGGGCAAGCACGGCGCCAACTACATGCAGACGATGGCCGCGTCGGTGGCCTCGCTGTGCGCCATGTCCGTGCTCATCCAGGCCATGGTGTGGCTGGGCATGCCCCAGCCTCCCGCGTGGCAGCTGATGCTCTTCGTCGGGTGCGTGGGCATGTTCGGCGTGGGCGTGGGCATGCTCTACACGCCGCTGCTCGTGGACAAGCTCCAGCTGGACTACCCGTCCGGCTACGCGGTGGCCAACATCCTGCGCGCGCTCACGGACAAGCGCCTGCTCAAGGCCTCCATCGCGAAGCTGGGCGGCGGCACCGGCCTGGGCATCCTGGCCGCGTGGCTCACGGAGAAGGTGGCCGCGGTCGCCGCGCTCAGCGTGAGCAGCTCCACGGTGGGCGCGGGCATGGTGGTGGGCAGCCGCATCACCGT
This window encodes:
- a CDS encoding type III PLP-dependent enzyme domain-containing protein — translated: MSLRRRLVGTAKRQLKQTLGPVVQRAMAPARASLPPGTWELESRAGQGLFLEGVSLSKLAREHGSPLHVVHLAALHRNADAFQAVPPGAAGGCEVYYSYKTNPVPGVLSALHARGVGAEVISAYELWLALKLGVAPERIVYNGPVKSDASIRESITRGIGLLAANHREELDVFARHAAELGKRPRVAVRVTTASGWTSQFGTPIAGGQALAAYRQALAAGTLDVVGLHAHRGELIRTEAELEAFVASVLDFADELHRELGLDLEVLDLGGSLCTPTVEHIEQRDWRLNLTFQRDLPAPDFAAALSIERYVAKVVAQVESHYAKQGRKRPRIFLEPGRAMTGNTQLLLGRVHAIKEGGERMWAVLDMGINHAECVRNEYHQLFHVERPDAPAHRAYTVVGPICTPADTLYHAVRLPELKVGDTLAIMDAGAYFVPFGTSFSFPQPAIVGLEGGQVRLLRRAETHEDLITFDDPGSAAPRTAAAG
- a CDS encoding carboxylate--amine ligase → MEEAAYSDEAPAAVIAARPPALLFSANFYGTLAAARCLGRHGVDVTVADTGRLGPASYSRFVSRRVQCPPESQPEAFLQWLVDFGLREPVKHVLYPTSDELAWLISAHRSKLEDLFHLYDPGVDAVYGLLNKRRLYEVGTEVGLHLPRTWFPQSEEDLEQVRREANFPVLLKPTTQILHATHRKGQPVASPDDLAREYREFARDTYAPMLVKFDPAVVNPMVQEFHPEAAEGIYSLSGFVDESGELFEARAAMKVLQRPRRLGVGVCFESAPLRPDLVAGLTRLCKRLGYHGVFEVEFIQTKDSYLLIDFNPRFYGQMGFDIARGLPLPLLAYHAATGDRDALTRAVEDAREACSAHDDAVFCNRIALEMLLNLQRLSGALPAHEARQWREWFNLHKAKAVDPLIDRDDMMPAAVELATISYGAARHPRAFLRMMVLNR
- a CDS encoding methylase, encoding MDADLDIRTRGRTAPGRLRALDAYLCHFESELLSRNDDAWARAAFVDVGFGEHPWTTLESAVAFRALNPGLPVVGVELDPERAAAAARAHAAPRTHFREGGFALPLAPDEPARLVRAMNLLRQGPQERIPEAHRAMARALLPGGLLVEGSSDTEGAVLVAHLLRRVAGDDAPVREGLLFHTDFSRGFAPLLLRDWLPRDLRRRVRPGEPIHAFFQAWDAAWKAARAAGHSAPPEAFAESVLRLARTTPGVTPDAWLLPRGGLCWRPPGGIAP
- a CDS encoding MBL fold metallo-hydrolase, with translation MRLTLHRGVSLAVLASARTEADHHEDLGCSIQGPTARPVRRAQLPLKRHIAALGREGALREAQALIRWLEQTPRYAALCQGTKRRMGRRVLREDVLFPDPLRHRPRVLHLRQESLGLDVPVRAKDWPAVADLFAALARGATREELRVLASAPVVGELLGDLSQAGWLTRHAGPVRVPAPGALFVGHNTVLVSGREGRVLVDPYFRPAGDVDLPGYAPLQAGDLGRVDAVVITHSHGDHFHLGSLLPLPRDTRIFVPAVARESLFSTDCALRLAQLGFSRVEALRWGEQRQVGDVTVHALPFHGEQPTDGEGPHPDLFNEGNTWLVRSPDFSAAFFADAGHDVRGDMDAVCRRVRKQQGPVDVLFCGVRGFRLPPIFFGFTTLDAFLVNVPRDALTTPQRLMAGPEEALRYGQLLGARYVVPCADGGAPWYWREGMGPRYAGYPGEPVAGASAMDENPDADPYPERLAQVREERGEGPEALLLRPGEALRWRGKRKPEVSRTPGFEWPFGDWREPALQPPRSTSRARQRAAR